Proteins encoded together in one Corynebacterium liangguodongii window:
- a CDS encoding alpha/beta hydrolase family protein, whose translation MPTSTEWTQIPDSEAPAAPRGGTVYRVRYTAEGARGPVPMTGLVTVPPAPRDDGTIASWAHGTTGLSTSSAPSLYKEGDPIGRYIPHWTAYLQHWLDAGFIVTQPDYEGLGVDEVPGTYMHRASLASSINRLVEEAAARFSPGARWVNVGFSQGGYAALAASDSPADNLAATIAIAPGDTELVNKNLRLMGIRPVDVAKMLKGKGVRFFPIVMAGAINAFEEVDPADFASERGAELIEKAQQLSLPELTDEVEGVSGGELFISKANTKTMQDLLDAQRLELMAPQGPLLILTGDNDTTINREAVKATIATWEAKGITVDYREVPDSDHNGSVRNSFDIQAEWVRQYVG comes from the coding sequence ATGCCCACATCGACAGAGTGGACCCAGATCCCCGATTCCGAAGCTCCTGCGGCACCCCGCGGCGGCACCGTCTACCGGGTGCGCTACACCGCCGAGGGCGCGCGCGGCCCGGTTCCCATGACGGGTCTGGTCACCGTGCCGCCCGCCCCGCGTGACGACGGCACCATTGCCAGCTGGGCCCACGGCACCACCGGGCTATCGACTTCGAGCGCGCCATCCCTCTACAAGGAGGGCGACCCCATCGGCCGCTACATCCCGCACTGGACGGCCTACCTGCAGCACTGGCTTGACGCCGGGTTCATCGTCACCCAGCCGGACTACGAGGGCCTAGGCGTCGACGAAGTGCCGGGCACCTACATGCACCGCGCCTCCCTCGCCTCTTCGATCAACCGCCTCGTCGAAGAGGCCGCAGCACGCTTCTCCCCCGGTGCGCGCTGGGTCAACGTGGGCTTCAGCCAGGGCGGGTACGCGGCGCTGGCAGCATCGGACTCTCCGGCTGACAATTTGGCCGCCACGATCGCCATCGCGCCTGGCGATACCGAGCTTGTGAACAAAAACCTCCGTCTCATGGGCATCCGCCCTGTCGACGTGGCCAAGATGCTCAAGGGCAAGGGCGTGCGCTTCTTCCCCATCGTCATGGCCGGCGCGATCAACGCGTTCGAGGAGGTCGACCCGGCAGACTTTGCCAGCGAGCGCGGCGCGGAGCTCATCGAGAAGGCCCAGCAGCTCTCGCTTCCCGAGCTCACCGACGAGGTCGAAGGCGTCTCCGGCGGGGAGCTTTTCATCTCCAAGGCCAACACCAAGACCATGCAAGATCTTCTCGACGCCCAACGGCTCGAGCTCATGGCACCCCAAGGCCCCCTCCTCATCCTCACCGGCGATAACGACACCACCATCAACCGCGAGGCCGTCAAGGCCACCATCGCAACGTGGGAGGCCAAGGGCATCACGGTCGACTACCGCGAGGTGCCTGACTCAGACCACAACGGATCCGTCCGCAATAGCTTCGACATCCAGGCGGAGTGGGTGCGGCAGTACGTGGGGTAG
- a CDS encoding monovalent cation/H+ antiporter complex subunit F: MNPAVYNAFLGLAAVLLVVGFFTIAWRIVVGPNSMDRALGNDAISASLQCVLALYICWSLDTTVVDVMIVIALLGFISSASIARYRKKDDAL, encoded by the coding sequence ATGAACCCGGCCGTCTATAACGCCTTCCTCGGCCTCGCCGCGGTGCTCCTCGTCGTGGGGTTTTTCACCATCGCCTGGCGCATCGTCGTTGGCCCGAACTCGATGGACCGTGCACTTGGCAACGACGCTATCTCTGCATCCCTGCAGTGCGTACTCGCCCTCTACATCTGTTGGTCGCTGGATACGACGGTGGTTGACGTCATGATCGTCATCGCGCTGCTCGGATTCATCTCCTCGGCGTCCATCGCCCGCTACCGCAAGAAGGATGATGCGCTGTGA
- a CDS encoding M20/M25/M40 family metallo-hydrolase: protein MEKPNRDRIFADLSSLVSFNSPHSVPELAEQHDAACAWVCEALEGQGFEVTRHATVDNADAIIARRHIADNAPTVLLYSHYDVVPANNPEEWTSDPFTLTERDGRWYGRGAADCKGNIAMHLEALRLAEPKANITVVVEGSEELGGNGGLERLIEASPELFAADAILIADTGNVAAGTPTLTTQLRGGAQVRVDVQTLEGDAHSGNFGGAAPDAAAALIHIARSLFDDHGRTTIDGVNCLGTWEGDAYDRETFRKDAGVLEGVQLYGTVDDEPADMVWARPAVTMIGFTSRPVDEALNAVNSHASAQFNLRVPAGMSAAETAAKLEEHINANTPWGAQVDIEVTQINEPFATDITGPAITLFGECLRESYGADSLAVVGSGGSIPLTITLQDNVPGAEIVLFGVEEPQCGIHGVDESVDPTEIERIALAEAEFLTRFGA, encoded by the coding sequence ATGGAAAAACCCAACCGTGACCGCATTTTCGCAGACCTTTCATCCCTCGTATCGTTCAACTCCCCGCACTCGGTGCCGGAGCTCGCCGAGCAGCACGACGCGGCGTGCGCGTGGGTGTGCGAGGCCTTAGAAGGCCAGGGCTTCGAGGTCACCCGGCACGCGACTGTCGATAACGCGGATGCCATCATCGCCCGCCGCCACATCGCCGATAACGCCCCGACGGTGCTTCTCTACAGCCACTACGACGTCGTCCCGGCGAACAACCCGGAGGAGTGGACGTCGGACCCGTTCACGCTGACGGAGCGCGACGGGCGCTGGTACGGGCGCGGCGCCGCAGACTGCAAGGGCAACATCGCCATGCACCTCGAGGCGCTGCGACTGGCAGAGCCCAAGGCCAACATCACGGTCGTGGTCGAGGGTTCCGAGGAGCTCGGCGGCAACGGCGGGCTGGAGAGGCTCATCGAGGCCTCTCCCGAGCTGTTCGCGGCGGATGCGATCCTCATCGCCGATACCGGTAACGTCGCGGCCGGCACGCCGACGCTGACCACGCAGCTGCGCGGCGGCGCGCAGGTCCGCGTGGATGTACAGACACTCGAGGGCGACGCGCACTCCGGTAACTTCGGCGGCGCGGCCCCCGATGCGGCTGCTGCGCTGATCCACATCGCGCGCTCGCTTTTCGACGACCATGGGCGCACCACCATCGACGGAGTCAACTGCCTCGGCACCTGGGAGGGCGACGCGTATGACCGCGAGACCTTCCGCAAGGACGCGGGTGTGCTCGAGGGCGTGCAGCTCTACGGCACCGTCGACGACGAGCCCGCCGACATGGTCTGGGCCCGCCCGGCGGTGACCATGATCGGCTTTACCTCCCGCCCCGTCGACGAGGCCCTCAACGCGGTGAACTCGCACGCCAGCGCGCAGTTTAACCTCCGTGTCCCCGCCGGGATGAGCGCGGCGGAGACCGCGGCCAAGCTCGAAGAGCACATCAACGCCAACACCCCGTGGGGAGCCCAGGTGGATATCGAGGTCACCCAGATCAACGAGCCCTTCGCCACCGACATCACAGGCCCCGCAATCACGCTGTTCGGGGAGTGCCTGCGGGAATCCTACGGCGCCGACTCCCTCGCCGTCGTCGGCTCGGGCGGCTCGATCCCGCTGACGATCACCCTGCAGGACAACGTCCCGGGCGCGGAGATCGTCCTCTTCGGCGTCGAAGAACCCCAGTGCGGGATCCACGGCGTGGACGAGTCGGTCGACCCGACCGAGATCGAGCGCATCGCCCTCGCCGAGGCCGAGTTCCTCACCCGGTTCGGAGCCTAA
- a CDS encoding Na+/H+ antiporter subunit A, which yields MLTLLLALTVAMIAAPIMLRAIGRVTFALIALVPLAGFAWILSLFNGGVFSDGGAILATYEWMPSTNLNLEFHLDALSGLFSLIILGVGALVLFYCWGYFDSNPRRLAVFGAELTMFTMVMYGLVIADNFLLMYMFWELTSVLSYLLVSYYGERASSRRAALQALMVTTFGGLAMLVGIVLFGVTTGIWRLSEISQLDQVAATPGIAAAIVLIMLGALSKSAQAPFHFWLPGAMAAPTPVSAYLHSAAMVKAGIYLVARLAPDFAAVPTWHIVVCGMGTFTMLLGGWMALKQTDLKLILAYGTVSQLGFIFAVIGIGSREATMAGLALTMAHSIFKATLFMVVGAIDHTTGTRDIRKLTGLGGKEPLVAGLAIVSAASMAGIPPLYGFVAKEAALDAVLHEELLHGMPGYMLLTGLVAGSVLTMAYSLRFIFGAFFSLGSPADGTVSKAVAHMHPIGPTLWLSPAVLTVLTVALGPWPGWVSGVINEYLDVRFPEVAASELALWHGFTIPLALTALIVALGTLMFWQRDLVARAYFERPALGDANSVWDNIIRALSITSLRLTASTQRGSLAINLATIFFVLMVFPLLSLILGQSNDIRIIVADNPWQAFTAVLASLLALGAVMQRNRLSGVIIVGLTGFSLALIFALHGAPDLALTQILVETIVMVIFMLVLRKLPANLEARGDSDVRLRAWLSIGTGLSVVIIAMTAMSARVAEPISTAMPGLAYEIGHGRNVVNVLLVDLRGFDTFGEITVLIIAATGVASLIFGTGSFHRQTRRPVLSATVPRWLASQAGSETSQNRHLMVAVSARILFPSMMLLSAYFFFAGHNAPGGGFAGGLVAALAFSLRYIAGGRKEIEEALPINPSTLLGTGLLLSATAVAAPLLLGNPPLTSAHVELELPFIGEVSIVSAMLFDAGVYVIVIGLILHILNSFGGFLDREEQARKDRVKGRARALLEKNEKRRAAQTKRRVERAGRSTDATEPGTPAPQRVSVAGGSTLISEAQRRD from the coding sequence GTGCTGACATTGCTCTTAGCACTCACAGTTGCCATGATCGCCGCGCCGATCATGCTGCGCGCCATCGGCCGGGTCACGTTTGCCCTCATCGCGCTCGTCCCGCTCGCGGGGTTTGCCTGGATCTTAAGCCTGTTCAACGGCGGGGTGTTCTCCGACGGCGGGGCCATCTTAGCCACCTACGAGTGGATGCCCAGCACGAACCTCAACCTGGAGTTCCACCTCGATGCGCTCTCCGGGCTCTTTAGCCTCATCATCCTGGGCGTCGGCGCGCTGGTGCTGTTCTACTGCTGGGGCTACTTCGACTCCAACCCGCGCCGCCTCGCCGTCTTCGGCGCGGAGCTCACCATGTTCACCATGGTGATGTACGGCCTCGTCATTGCCGATAATTTCCTGCTCATGTATATGTTCTGGGAGCTGACTTCGGTTCTGTCGTACCTGTTGGTGTCCTACTACGGCGAGAGGGCCTCCTCCCGCCGCGCCGCCCTGCAGGCGCTCATGGTCACCACCTTCGGCGGGCTAGCCATGCTTGTGGGCATCGTGCTCTTCGGTGTGACGACAGGCATCTGGCGGCTCTCCGAGATCTCCCAGCTCGACCAGGTCGCCGCCACCCCAGGCATCGCCGCGGCGATCGTGCTCATCATGCTCGGCGCCCTGTCGAAGTCCGCGCAGGCTCCGTTCCATTTCTGGCTGCCCGGGGCGATGGCCGCGCCCACCCCGGTCTCCGCGTACCTGCACTCCGCCGCGATGGTCAAGGCCGGAATCTACCTTGTCGCCCGCCTCGCCCCCGACTTCGCGGCGGTACCCACCTGGCACATCGTCGTCTGTGGCATGGGGACCTTTACCATGCTGCTTGGTGGCTGGATGGCGCTCAAGCAGACAGACCTTAAGCTCATTTTGGCCTACGGCACCGTCTCCCAGCTCGGGTTCATCTTCGCGGTCATCGGCATTGGCTCGCGCGAGGCTACCATGGCCGGCCTCGCGCTGACCATGGCACACTCTATTTTCAAGGCGACCTTGTTCATGGTCGTCGGCGCGATCGACCACACGACCGGCACCCGCGATATTCGCAAGCTCACCGGCCTGGGCGGCAAGGAGCCGCTGGTGGCCGGCCTCGCCATCGTCTCGGCGGCCTCCATGGCGGGCATCCCCCCGCTCTATGGGTTCGTGGCCAAAGAGGCCGCGCTCGACGCGGTGCTCCACGAGGAGTTGCTCCACGGGATGCCCGGCTACATGCTGCTCACCGGGCTTGTCGCGGGCTCCGTCCTCACCATGGCCTACTCGCTGCGCTTCATCTTCGGCGCCTTTTTCTCCCTCGGCTCGCCCGCGGACGGGACTGTGTCTAAAGCTGTAGCGCACATGCATCCGATTGGGCCCACCCTGTGGCTCTCCCCCGCGGTGCTCACCGTGCTCACCGTCGCACTTGGTCCCTGGCCGGGCTGGGTGAGCGGTGTGATTAACGAATACCTCGACGTGCGCTTCCCGGAGGTTGCGGCGAGCGAGCTCGCGTTGTGGCACGGCTTTACCATCCCGCTCGCGCTCACGGCACTCATCGTCGCGTTGGGCACCTTGATGTTTTGGCAGCGCGACCTCGTCGCGCGAGCGTATTTCGAGCGCCCCGCGCTTGGCGACGCCAACTCGGTGTGGGACAACATCATCCGCGCACTCTCGATTACCTCGCTGCGTTTGACGGCGTCGACCCAGCGCGGCTCGCTGGCGATCAACTTGGCCACGATTTTCTTCGTGCTCATGGTGTTCCCGCTGCTCTCACTCATCCTCGGCCAGTCCAACGACATCCGCATCATCGTCGCCGACAACCCCTGGCAGGCGTTTACGGCTGTGCTTGCCTCGCTGCTCGCGCTCGGGGCGGTGATGCAGCGCAACCGCCTCTCCGGAGTCATCATTGTCGGGCTCACCGGCTTTAGCCTTGCACTTATCTTCGCCTTGCACGGCGCTCCCGACCTCGCCCTGACCCAGATACTCGTAGAGACCATCGTCATGGTCATCTTCATGCTCGTGCTGCGCAAGCTCCCTGCAAATCTGGAGGCCCGCGGCGATAGCGACGTGCGCCTGCGTGCCTGGCTCTCTATCGGCACTGGGCTCTCCGTGGTCATCATTGCTATGACCGCGATGTCGGCTCGGGTGGCAGAGCCGATCTCAACGGCGATGCCGGGCCTCGCCTACGAGATTGGCCACGGCCGCAATGTGGTCAACGTTTTGCTTGTAGATCTCCGCGGGTTCGACACCTTCGGAGAAATCACCGTCCTTATCATCGCTGCCACAGGCGTGGCCAGCCTCATCTTCGGCACTGGTTCATTCCACCGCCAAACCCGCCGCCCGGTGCTCTCCGCGACGGTGCCGCGCTGGCTTGCTTCCCAGGCCGGCTCCGAGACGTCGCAAAACCGCCACCTCATGGTTGCGGTCTCCGCGCGCATCCTCTTCCCCTCGATGATGCTGCTCTCGGCCTACTTCTTCTTCGCCGGCCACAACGCTCCCGGCGGCGGCTTCGCCGGCGGCCTCGTCGCCGCCCTGGCGTTCTCGCTGCGCTACATCGCGGGGGGCCGTAAGGAAATCGAGGAGGCGCTGCCCATAAACCCGTCGACGCTCTTGGGCACGGGTCTGCTGCTCTCGGCCACGGCGGTGGCTGCTCCCCTCCTCCTCGGCAACCCACCTTTGACCTCCGCGCACGTGGAGCTCGAGCTGCCGTTCATCGGCGAGGTGAGCATCGTCTCCGCGATGCTTTTCGACGCCGGGGTCTACGTCATCGTCATCGGCCTTATCCTCCATATCCTCAACTCCTTCGGAGGCTTCCTCGACCGGGAGGAACAGGCGCGCAAGGACCGCGTGAAGGGTCGCGCCCGCGCACTATTGGAGAAAAACGAAAAACGCCGAGCCGCCCAGACGAAGCGCCGCGTCGAACGAGCCGGGCGCAGTACGGATGCCACCGAGCCTGGAACGCCTGCGCCGCAACGCGTCTCCGTTGCGGGCGGGTCGACGTTGATAAGTGAAGCCCAAAGGAGAGATTGA
- a CDS encoding Na+/H+ antiporter subunit D, translating into MSEMFVSYAAWLAPAVPYLIAVPILLPALAAALILLFDKHLTLQHTIAFFTLLSLAFVAASLLIVSTTYGIQTLQVGGWDAPIGITLVADRLSTVFLTVSSIVLFAVMWYGISQGLKDGTEDDPVAVFLPSYMLLTMGVNLAFLAGDLFNLYVGFEIFLVASYILLTLGASAARVRVGIGYVMVSMASSMVFLIALALIYASVGTVNMAQAGMRLEELPVGTRSAIFATLLVAFGIKAAAFPLDAWLPDSYPSAASLVTAVFAGLLTKVGVYSIIRMRSTVFTDGSLDTVLMWVALATMIMGIMGALAQNLIKRLLSFTLVSHIGYMLFGVALGSVAGWGGAIFYAVHHILIQTTLFVVVGLIERHAGTSQLRRLGSVIYASPLIAILFFIPAMNMGGIPPFSGFLGKVLLLEAGARDGSWLAWTLVGGTVVTSLLTLYSMILVFSKGFLRDRADAPEGHLAVDRPSSLAGNHSTIPAEERNVVGGIPVGMLLSTVMLITASLSLTVLAGPVATVTGRAAEQVGDVEIYRAAVLGTDDAAPTRDLELGGEPASDGITERPGGDDVVSSPGLSTAPVPRPVNPGNGATEAESAEPTERQ; encoded by the coding sequence ATGAGTGAGATGTTTGTCAGCTACGCGGCCTGGCTCGCCCCGGCCGTCCCCTACCTCATCGCGGTGCCGATCCTCCTCCCCGCGCTCGCCGCGGCGTTGATCCTGCTCTTTGACAAGCACCTGACGCTGCAGCACACCATCGCCTTTTTCACGCTGCTCTCCCTGGCGTTCGTGGCGGCCTCGCTGCTCATCGTCTCGACCACCTACGGCATCCAGACCCTGCAGGTCGGCGGGTGGGACGCCCCCATTGGCATCACCTTGGTCGCCGACCGCCTCTCCACGGTCTTCCTCACTGTCTCCTCGATCGTGCTCTTCGCCGTGATGTGGTACGGCATCTCCCAGGGATTGAAGGACGGCACAGAGGACGACCCTGTCGCGGTGTTCCTGCCGAGCTACATGCTGCTGACCATGGGCGTGAACCTGGCGTTCCTCGCCGGGGACCTGTTTAACCTCTACGTCGGCTTCGAGATCTTCCTTGTCGCCTCCTACATCCTGCTCACCCTCGGCGCGTCCGCGGCGCGCGTGCGCGTGGGCATCGGCTACGTCATGGTCTCCATGGCCTCCTCGATGGTCTTCCTCATCGCGCTCGCGCTGATCTACGCCTCGGTGGGGACGGTCAACATGGCCCAGGCGGGCATGCGGCTCGAGGAGCTGCCGGTGGGCACCCGCTCGGCGATCTTCGCCACCCTGCTCGTCGCCTTCGGCATCAAAGCCGCCGCCTTCCCCCTCGACGCCTGGCTCCCCGACTCCTACCCCAGCGCGGCCTCCCTGGTCACCGCGGTCTTCGCCGGCTTGTTGACGAAGGTCGGTGTGTACTCGATCATCCGGATGCGCTCGACCGTCTTTACCGACGGCTCCCTCGACACCGTGCTCATGTGGGTGGCGCTGGCGACGATGATCATGGGTATCATGGGCGCGCTCGCCCAGAACCTCATCAAACGACTACTTTCGTTCACCCTGGTCAGCCACATCGGCTACATGCTCTTCGGCGTCGCGCTGGGCTCGGTTGCGGGGTGGGGCGGGGCGATCTTCTACGCCGTGCACCACATTTTGATCCAGACCACGCTCTTCGTCGTCGTCGGCCTCATCGAGCGCCACGCGGGAACCTCGCAGCTGCGCAGGCTCGGCTCGGTGATCTACGCCTCCCCCTTGATCGCCATTCTGTTCTTCATCCCGGCGATGAATATGGGCGGCATCCCGCCGTTCTCGGGGTTCTTGGGCAAGGTCCTCCTCCTCGAAGCGGGCGCGCGCGACGGGTCGTGGCTGGCCTGGACGCTCGTCGGGGGCACCGTGGTGACCTCGCTGCTCACCCTCTACTCGATGATCCTCGTCTTCTCCAAGGGCTTCCTGCGCGATCGTGCCGACGCCCCCGAGGGCCACCTCGCCGTCGACCGGCCCTCCTCCCTGGCAGGTAACCACTCCACCATCCCGGCGGAGGAACGCAACGTCGTCGGCGGGATCCCGGTGGGCATGCTGCTCTCTACCGTCATGCTCATCACCGCCTCCCTGTCGCTGACCGTGCTCGCCGGCCCGGTCGCCACCGTGACGGGGCGGGCGGCAGAGCAGGTGGGAGACGTCGAAATCTACCGCGCGGCCGTGCTGGGCACCGACGACGCCGCGCCGACCCGCGACCTCGAGCTCGGTGGCGAGCCGGCCTCGGACGGGATTACAGAGCGCCCCGGAGGAGATGACGTCGTCTCCTCCCCGGGGTTAAGCACCGCCCCGGTGCCGCGGCCCGTCAACCCGGGCAACGGCGCCACCGAAGCCGAATCGGCGGAACCGACGGAAAGGCAGTAA
- the groL gene encoding chaperonin GroEL (60 kDa chaperone family; promotes refolding of misfolded polypeptides especially under stressful conditions; forms two stacked rings of heptamers to form a barrel-shaped 14mer; ends can be capped by GroES; misfolded proteins enter the barrel where they are refolded when GroES binds): MAKMIAFDEEARRSLENGLNTLADAVKVTLGPKGRNVVLEKSWGAPTITNDGVTIAKEIELEEPYEKIGAELVKEVAKKTDDVAGDGTTTATVLAQALVREGLRNVAAGSNPMGIKRGIQAATERVAKHLLETAKEVETQEQIASTAGISAGDSSIGEKIAEAMYAVGNGSVNKDSVITVEESNTFGVDLEVTEGMRFDKGFISAYFATDMERGEAVLEDPYILLVSSKISNVKDLLPVLEQVMQSGKPLLIIAEDVEGEALSTLVVNKIRGTFKSVAVKAPGFGDRRKAMLQDLAILTGGQVISEEVGLSLETTDLALLGQARKVVITKDETTIVQGAGDQAQIDGRVKQIRAEIEHSDSDYDREKLQERLAKLAGGVAVIKVGAATEVELKEQKLRIEDAVRNAKAAVEEGIVAGGGVALLQAAKELEGELGLEGDEATGVKIVREALSAPLKQIALNAGLEPGVVADKVSNLELGHGLNAATGEYVDMMAAGINDPAKVTRSALQNAASIAGLFLTTEAVVADKPEPAGAAGAGMDPEAMGMM; the protein is encoded by the coding sequence ATGGCAAAGATGATCGCATTCGACGAGGAAGCACGCCGCAGCCTGGAAAACGGGCTGAACACGCTTGCTGATGCCGTCAAGGTCACCCTCGGCCCGAAGGGCCGCAACGTTGTCCTGGAGAAGTCCTGGGGAGCCCCGACGATCACCAACGACGGCGTGACCATCGCCAAGGAGATCGAGCTCGAGGAACCGTACGAGAAGATCGGCGCTGAGCTGGTCAAGGAAGTAGCTAAGAAGACTGACGACGTCGCCGGCGACGGCACCACCACCGCAACGGTGCTCGCCCAGGCGCTCGTGCGCGAGGGCCTGCGCAACGTCGCGGCGGGCTCCAACCCGATGGGCATCAAGCGCGGCATCCAGGCGGCGACGGAGCGCGTGGCCAAGCACCTGCTCGAGACCGCGAAGGAGGTTGAGACGCAGGAGCAGATCGCCTCGACCGCCGGCATTTCCGCGGGTGATTCCTCCATCGGTGAGAAGATCGCTGAGGCGATGTACGCCGTGGGCAACGGTTCGGTGAACAAGGACTCCGTCATCACCGTGGAGGAGTCCAACACCTTCGGCGTTGACCTCGAGGTCACCGAGGGTATGCGTTTTGACAAGGGCTTCATCTCCGCATACTTCGCCACCGACATGGAGCGCGGTGAGGCCGTGCTGGAGGATCCGTACATCCTGCTCGTCTCCTCCAAGATTTCCAACGTCAAGGACCTCCTGCCGGTGCTCGAGCAGGTCATGCAGTCCGGCAAGCCGCTGCTCATCATCGCTGAGGACGTCGAGGGCGAGGCCCTTTCCACCCTCGTGGTCAACAAGATCCGCGGCACCTTCAAGTCGGTTGCTGTGAAGGCGCCGGGCTTTGGTGATCGCCGCAAGGCTATGCTGCAGGACCTCGCGATCCTCACCGGCGGCCAGGTGATCTCCGAGGAGGTCGGCCTCTCGCTCGAAACCACCGATCTCGCGCTGCTCGGCCAGGCCCGCAAGGTTGTCATCACCAAGGATGAGACCACCATCGTCCAGGGCGCTGGCGACCAGGCTCAGATCGATGGCCGCGTCAAGCAGATCCGTGCCGAGATCGAGCACTCGGATTCCGACTACGACCGTGAGAAGCTGCAGGAGCGCCTGGCCAAGCTCGCCGGCGGCGTTGCCGTGATCAAGGTCGGTGCCGCCACCGAGGTTGAGCTCAAGGAGCAGAAGCTGCGCATCGAGGACGCCGTGCGCAACGCCAAGGCTGCCGTCGAGGAAGGCATTGTTGCCGGCGGTGGCGTGGCCCTGCTGCAGGCCGCCAAGGAGCTCGAGGGCGAGCTCGGCCTCGAGGGTGACGAGGCTACGGGCGTGAAGATCGTCCGCGAGGCTCTCTCCGCCCCGCTGAAGCAGATCGCTCTCAACGCCGGCCTGGAGCCGGGCGTGGTGGCCGACAAGGTCTCCAACCTCGAGCTGGGCCACGGCCTCAACGCCGCGACTGGCGAGTACGTCGACATGATGGCCGCTGGCATCAACGACCCGGCGAAGGTGACCCGTTCCGCCCTGCAGAACGCCGCCTCCATCGCTGGGCTGTTCCTCACCACCGAGGCTGTCGTCGCCGACAAGCCGGAGCCGGCTGGTGCCGCGGGCGCTGGCATGGATCCGGAAGCAATGGGCATGATGTAA
- a CDS encoding Na+/H+ antiporter subunit E, whose translation MDGLKSRLHLSYVVWLTFMWVLLMGELTLANVVAGLLLALAIVLFLPLPQIPRSHSRVAWGKLIVFVLRWFGDLLTASAKVAWLALRPAAPPRNAVLQVPMRVSNDLVLYLATCAYNLQPGGSVTDLDVANRTWTIHVLDADGPEDIERERENVAKLERDMIDIFESRGSAR comes from the coding sequence ATGGATGGATTGAAAAGCCGCCTGCATTTAAGCTACGTCGTGTGGCTCACCTTCATGTGGGTGCTGCTCATGGGTGAGCTCACCCTCGCCAACGTCGTGGCCGGGCTCCTCCTCGCCTTAGCCATCGTCTTGTTCCTGCCGCTGCCGCAGATCCCGCGCAGCCACAGCCGCGTCGCCTGGGGCAAGCTCATCGTCTTCGTCCTAAGGTGGTTCGGCGACCTGCTCACCGCCTCGGCCAAGGTCGCGTGGCTGGCCCTGCGCCCGGCCGCGCCGCCGCGCAACGCAGTGCTGCAGGTGCCCATGCGCGTGTCCAACGACCTCGTGCTCTACCTCGCCACCTGCGCCTACAACCTGCAGCCGGGCGGTTCGGTCACGGACTTAGACGTGGCCAACCGCACCTGGACCATCCACGTCCTCGACGCCGACGGGCCCGAGGACATCGAGCGCGAGCGGGAAAACGTGGCCAAGCTGGAGCGAGACATGATCGACATCTTTGAAAGCAGGGGGTCAGCCCGATGA
- a CDS encoding acetyl-CoA acetyltransferase, protein MAITATTPTAHNLLSDYRDPFQARYDIDTRLPKELREQARGMDWGLFMATYAPAPTMQVVVTGVDKLNWCDSLYTAELTRTSKTRAPETTHCEVTASGPLAAISAILAEHGRYVEVLAFHQIALHEATVTCVKVAHQVNHTRSAWAVGFGPNPAHSVASALSAGAQRIYGNL, encoded by the coding sequence ATGGCAATCACCGCCACCACACCCACCGCCCACAACCTCCTCTCCGACTACCGCGACCCGTTCCAGGCTCGCTACGACATCGACACCCGCCTGCCCAAGGAACTGCGCGAGCAGGCCCGCGGGATGGACTGGGGGCTGTTCATGGCAACCTACGCGCCGGCACCGACGATGCAGGTCGTTGTCACGGGCGTCGATAAGCTGAACTGGTGCGATAGCCTCTACACCGCCGAGCTGACGCGCACATCGAAGACGCGAGCCCCCGAGACCACGCACTGTGAGGTCACCGCCTCCGGCCCCCTCGCCGCGATAAGCGCCATCCTGGCCGAGCACGGCCGCTACGTCGAGGTCTTGGCTTTCCACCAGATCGCGCTGCACGAAGCCACCGTGACCTGCGTCAAGGTCGCCCACCAGGTCAACCACACCCGCAGCGCGTGGGCCGTCGGATTCGGCCCTAACCCGGCCCACTCCGTCGCCTCGGCGCTCTCCGCCGGCGCACAACGCATCTACGGCAATCTCTAA
- a CDS encoding Na(+)/H(+) antiporter subunit C has product MTANLFLLIASGVLISCGVYLMLDRAMTRMIMGILLLGNGVNLIMLQAGGQAGSPPIIGRTTERYGEKMADPLAQAMILTAIVISMAMSAFLLALAYRQFRYRVDDLIERDEEDRAIAARPSTASAQPDHDASDDPHTGRASASGDNFGPRSFEQPVEGADEK; this is encoded by the coding sequence ATGACTGCCAACTTGTTTTTGCTCATCGCCTCCGGGGTCCTCATCTCCTGCGGCGTCTACCTCATGCTCGATCGTGCGATGACCCGCATGATCATGGGTATTCTGCTGCTTGGCAACGGCGTGAACCTCATCATGCTGCAGGCCGGCGGCCAAGCCGGTTCCCCGCCGATCATCGGGCGCACCACAGAGCGCTACGGCGAGAAGATGGCCGACCCGCTGGCCCAGGCGATGATCCTCACCGCCATCGTTATCTCGATGGCCATGTCTGCCTTCCTCCTCGCGTTGGCCTACCGCCAGTTCCGCTATCGTGTCGACGACCTCATCGAGCGCGACGAGGAAGACCGCGCGATCGCCGCCCGCCCCTCGACCGCCTCCGCGCAACCGGATCACGACGCCTCCGACGACCCGCACACCGGGCGCGCCAGCGCCTCCGGCGACAACTTCGGCCCGCGCTCCTTCGAACAACCCGTGGAAGGGGCCGACGAGAAATGA